One part of the Nostoc sp. PCC 7120 = FACHB-418 genome encodes these proteins:
- the hpsE gene encoding hormogonium polysaccharide biosynthesis glycosyltransferase HpsE yields the protein MIIKFTVVICTYNGAKRLPKVLDELQNQIDTEAISWEILVVDNNSTDSTKQVVQQYQNTCFKPGQLRYSFEPEQGLAIARQHAVTAARGELIGFLDDDNIPSLTWVASAYLFAQNHPCAGAYGSRIQGEFEVPPPDDFKRIAALLALTERGSKKLLYEPKKKVLPPGAGLVVRKQAWLENVPKRCFLQGRVCEPYLPGEDLEALLHIQQAGWDIWYNPEMQITHQIPHWRLKKDYLVDLCRGIGLSRYHTRMLSVKPWQAPVLFWLYIFNDVRKLILHLYKYRGRVKSDLIAACELELFIGSLLSPPYIWKAYIKKYFRKQRPVSFSSSVRCADYTQN from the coding sequence ATGATCATAAAATTCACCGTGGTGATATGCACTTATAACGGTGCAAAAAGACTGCCTAAAGTACTCGATGAACTGCAAAATCAAATAGATACAGAAGCGATTAGCTGGGAAATACTTGTAGTTGATAACAACAGTACGGACAGCACCAAACAAGTAGTTCAGCAGTATCAAAATACTTGCTTTAAACCAGGGCAATTGCGATATAGTTTTGAGCCAGAACAAGGATTGGCGATCGCTCGTCAACACGCTGTTACAGCAGCTAGAGGAGAGTTGATTGGCTTTTTAGATGACGACAATATTCCCTCTCTTACATGGGTTGCTAGTGCCTATTTATTTGCTCAAAATCATCCTTGTGCAGGTGCTTATGGTAGCCGTATTCAGGGTGAATTTGAAGTTCCTCCTCCAGATGATTTCAAACGCATAGCGGCACTACTGGCATTAACAGAGCGAGGCTCGAAAAAGCTTCTCTATGAGCCGAAAAAAAAGGTACTTCCCCCTGGAGCCGGGTTAGTGGTGCGAAAACAAGCTTGGTTAGAAAATGTGCCAAAAAGATGTTTTCTCCAAGGTCGAGTTTGTGAACCCTATTTACCAGGGGAAGATTTAGAAGCACTGTTACACATTCAACAAGCCGGATGGGACATTTGGTATAACCCAGAAATGCAAATAACTCACCAAATCCCTCACTGGCGGTTAAAAAAAGATTATCTTGTTGATTTATGCCGTGGTATTGGGTTGAGCCGTTATCACACGCGGATGTTGAGTGTTAAACCTTGGCAAGCTCCTGTTTTATTTTGGTTATATATTTTTAACGACGTACGTAAACTTATTCTGCACTTATACAAATATCGCGGTAGGGTCAAAAGCGATTTGATTGCAGCCTGTGAACTGGAACTATTTATTGGTAGCTTGCTGAGTCCTCCCTATATTTGGAAAGCATACATCAAGAAATATTTTCGTAAACAACGGCCAGTATCCTTTTCTTCTTCGGTCAGATGTGCTGATTACACGCAAAATTAA
- a CDS encoding BamA/OMP85 family outer membrane protein, producing the protein MRVPIVVILVVGLLVNLEHQQVLADVPVGTKDLSDGKVIDGYAQYGDYVGVPETGGFSQTIVQDIQIRFIDDNNQSLDDQGKPIIGRTQKDFILGLLKLKPGQIFREEALQADLGRLQKLESFTYVRAYREENPFGVRIIYDVKERRFPSWNYGIGNNDDIGLSGRVSYKDANISGLNDQLATTVQVSTKDVQFNSRFTSPYRLGQPERLGYSVTAFRDRQISRTFDDEIKLANGNRTREGRFGGSVAVLRSFDEWDAALGLNYTRISLRDKDYNVVRADGLGNPLSVSGKGIDDLFTLSLAVTRDLRDHRLNPTQGSILTLSTEQAIPLGLGNIFSNRFQGNYIQYLPVTWIGNQNLTDNPEMVAVNLQLGTIFGEFPPADAFNLGGLNSVRGYGSGKLASGRSYGLASVEYRFPIVESIGGVVFTDFASDFGSGKTVIGEPGVVRNKPGSGFGYGLGVRLNSPFGLFRGDLGVSDQGEVRFEITTGQRF; encoded by the coding sequence ATGCGTGTTCCAATAGTTGTGATTTTGGTGGTGGGGCTGTTAGTGAATCTGGAACATCAGCAAGTACTGGCTGATGTTCCAGTCGGAACGAAAGATTTGTCTGACGGAAAGGTTATCGATGGATACGCCCAATATGGTGATTATGTAGGTGTTCCGGAAACGGGTGGATTTTCCCAAACAATTGTTCAGGATATCCAAATTCGGTTTATCGACGACAATAATCAGTCTCTGGATGATCAGGGAAAACCGATTATAGGACGTACCCAAAAAGATTTTATTTTGGGTCTGTTAAAACTCAAGCCTGGTCAAATATTCCGTGAAGAAGCTCTACAGGCAGATTTAGGAAGATTGCAGAAACTAGAATCATTCACTTATGTTAGGGCTTACCGAGAAGAAAATCCCTTTGGGGTAAGAATTATTTATGATGTTAAAGAGCGCCGCTTTCCTAGTTGGAATTATGGTATAGGCAATAACGATGATATTGGCTTGTCTGGTCGAGTAAGTTACAAGGATGCCAATATTAGCGGTTTAAATGACCAACTGGCAACAACCGTGCAAGTTAGCACTAAAGATGTCCAATTTAATAGCCGATTTACGAGTCCTTATCGTCTAGGGCAACCAGAACGCTTGGGTTATAGTGTAACAGCTTTCCGCGATCGCCAAATATCCCGTACCTTTGATGATGAGATAAAACTAGCCAATGGTAACAGAACCAGAGAAGGTAGATTTGGTGGTTCTGTGGCTGTACTCCGTTCTTTTGATGAGTGGGATGCGGCGTTAGGTCTTAACTACACCAGGATTAGTCTTCGTGATAAAGATTACAACGTTGTTCGGGCTGATGGCTTAGGTAATCCGCTTTCGGTGAGTGGTAAGGGTATTGATGATCTATTTACATTATCCTTGGCTGTAACCAGAGATTTACGAGATCATCGCCTCAATCCTACTCAAGGTTCAATTCTCACCCTTAGCACCGAACAAGCAATCCCCTTGGGACTAGGGAATATTTTTAGTAACCGTTTCCAAGGAAACTATATTCAATATCTACCAGTCACCTGGATAGGAAATCAGAATCTGACAGATAATCCGGAGATGGTGGCTGTAAATTTGCAACTTGGCACAATTTTTGGAGAATTTCCCCCGGCTGATGCGTTTAATCTAGGCGGGTTAAATTCGGTACGCGGTTATGGTTCAGGAAAACTCGCCAGTGGTCGCAGTTATGGTTTAGCTTCTGTGGAATATCGTTTTCCCATTGTGGAGTCAATTGGCGGAGTTGTATTTACTGATTTCGCCTCAGATTTTGGTTCTGGTAAAACGGTCATCGGGGAACCAGGTGTAGTCAGAAACAAACCCGGAAGCGGCTTTGGCTACGGTTTAGGAGTCCGCTTAAACTCTCCTTTTGGCTTATTTCGTGGTGACTTGGGAGTTAGTGACCAAGGAGAAGTCAGATTTGAAATTACAACTGGGCAAAGATTTTAA
- a CDS encoding ABC transporter permease yields the protein MKYWRETIAVTKRILIELLRRRRSLIFWSIFPISVLTLSGFILAERAELPLADAFSYAAPSTLVGAALFFSCLGGTVSTVVAEREQQTLKRLFLSPLSGLSYFLGIFLAHSCIGIGQALLIYAIAAFWGATFKGSILLGLTIIFLSIAAYVGLGFILGTQLARRIEDVNSLVAAFGVPLLILGGAFLPTALFPQTLINIAKYNPIYHMNEALVSVSSKGETVDKITSHIVFLLAFAIVMTIGGWLSYQRMLVVEKRL from the coding sequence ATGAAATATTGGCGTGAAACCATCGCAGTTACCAAACGTATTTTAATTGAACTGTTACGCCGTAGACGCAGTTTGATTTTTTGGAGTATCTTCCCGATTTCAGTACTGACTTTGAGTGGTTTTATATTAGCAGAACGGGCGGAATTACCCCTAGCTGATGCTTTTTCCTATGCTGCACCTTCAACTTTAGTCGGTGCTGCACTGTTCTTTAGTTGCTTGGGCGGTACTGTTTCTACTGTAGTGGCGGAAAGAGAACAACAAACCCTCAAACGTCTTTTTCTCTCTCCCTTAAGTGGTTTATCTTATTTTTTGGGAATTTTCCTGGCCCATAGTTGCATTGGTATTGGTCAGGCTTTATTAATTTATGCGATCGCTGCTTTTTGGGGCGCAACTTTTAAAGGTTCAATTTTATTAGGATTGACCATTATTTTTCTAAGTATTGCTGCTTACGTTGGTTTGGGTTTTATTCTCGGTACACAATTAGCCAGGCGGATTGAAGATGTCAACTCTTTGGTAGCCGCCTTTGGCGTTCCTCTATTAATTCTGGGTGGAGCATTTTTACCGACTGCATTGTTTCCTCAAACCCTGATCAATATAGCTAAATATAATCCCATATATCACATGAATGAAGCTTTAGTTTCTGTTTCTTCAAAAGGAGAAACAGTTGATAAAATAACTTCGCATATTGTTTTTTTATTAGCATTCGCTATAGTGATGACTATTGGTGGCTGGTTATCTTATCAACGAATGTTAGTTGTAGAAAAAAGATTGTAA
- a CDS encoding ABC transporter ATP-binding protein, producing MLNIHNLNKSYGDRHVLQDLTLNIINGEVYGLLGANGSGKTTTINIICNLLKADSGDIKLNNQVISESTKKLIGVAPQENILYKTLTCEENLQFFAEIYGLSKENIQKQIKDILAAVNLSDRAKSPVETLSGGMQRRLNIAVALVHQPKLVILDEPTTGLDIEARYEIWELIRQLKAQGITVLLTTHLLDEAERLCEKIGILKNGQILVEGSLAELRNLIPAQEILSLKTTQEKEAIARAKMYGFTHRHYDKELAFWLHESLELKEIISRFEGINIDAISRQPVRLEHIYLEVTQQI from the coding sequence ATGTTAAATATTCATAATTTAAATAAATCCTATGGAGATCGTCATGTTCTTCAAGATTTGACTCTCAATATTATTAACGGTGAAGTTTACGGTTTACTAGGTGCAAATGGCTCTGGTAAAACCACAACAATTAACATTATTTGTAATTTACTCAAAGCTGATAGTGGTGATATTAAACTTAATAATCAGGTTATTTCTGAATCAACCAAAAAGTTAATTGGTGTTGCTCCTCAAGAAAATATTTTATATAAAACTTTGACTTGCGAAGAAAATCTCCAATTCTTTGCAGAAATTTATGGCTTAAGTAAAGAAAATATTCAAAAACAAATTAAAGATATTTTAGCTGCTGTCAACTTATCAGATAGAGCAAAAAGTCCGGTAGAAACTTTAAGTGGTGGGATGCAACGGCGATTAAATATTGCTGTAGCATTAGTACATCAGCCGAAACTGGTAATTCTTGATGAACCAACTACAGGTTTAGATATCGAAGCACGTTACGAAATTTGGGAATTAATTCGACAACTGAAAGCTCAGGGAATTACAGTTTTACTCACTACTCATTTATTAGATGAAGCAGAACGCTTATGTGAAAAAATTGGCATCCTTAAAAACGGACAGATTTTAGTGGAGGGTAGTTTAGCTGAGTTACGTAATTTAATTCCAGCACAAGAAATATTATCATTGAAAACTACACAAGAAAAAGAGGCGATCGCTCGCGCTAAAATGTACGGTTTCACCCATAGACACTATGATAAAGAACTAGCTTTTTGGCTACATGAATCTTTGGAGTTAAAAGAAATAATTTCTCGTTTTGAAGGCATAAATATTGATGCAATTTCTCGCCAGCCAGTACGACTAGAACATATTTATTTAGAAGTAACCCAACAAATTTAA
- a CDS encoding DUF6174 domain-containing protein: MNKRPSLEWIIIIFILSISSIAYLSNEFIFKNAAKKQLEVAQTNWLKQGISHYRITINYSSPNKCQQEVEIKNEAVVTIKKNTCTNIPPLTITEMFKEIELLATGKECGPNGCACDGTIGVDATYDAQFGYPRRVAIKLQPEKRWLHFNSLSDIYPGRNCTLVGYLNRRIIVRDFTPLDNKTFKQ, translated from the coding sequence ATGAATAAGCGCCCATCCCTAGAATGGATAATTATAATTTTTATACTCTCAATCAGTAGTATTGCCTATCTCAGCAATGAATTTATTTTCAAAAATGCTGCAAAAAAGCAATTAGAGGTAGCCCAAACAAACTGGCTTAAACAGGGAATATCACATTATAGAATTACTATTAATTATTCGTCTCCGAATAAATGTCAGCAAGAAGTGGAGATTAAAAATGAAGCAGTAGTTACTATCAAGAAAAATACTTGCACAAATATACCTCCATTAACTATTACGGAGATGTTCAAGGAAATTGAACTTCTTGCAACAGGAAAAGAATGCGGGCCAAATGGATGTGCTTGTGATGGAACTATAGGAGTAGATGCTACTTATGATGCTCAATTTGGATACCCGCGTCGAGTTGCAATTAAATTACAACCGGAAAAACGTTGGTTACACTTCAATTCTTTGAGTGATATATATCCTGGAAGAAACTGCACATTAGTTGGCTATCTCAACAGAAGAATTATTGTTCGTGATTTTACCCCTCTTGACAATAAAACATTTAAGCAATGA
- a CDS encoding alpha/beta hydrolase: MPNLLPPIQEAFSVLGLLLSFIGLFLSIWIIIPAPIYLLLPLGVGAPEVCHWLLLLNTTAFALSFFRLRGNLLQYVTLSISIVGIILSITPLLQIPTTQQQMQSAMEKQLGKDYLKPILEQKHFGRSPILGLRRSHPFNVIDAFKGIHIDDVRYTPNIEFASPDGISLRLNIYRPQQVGKYPGIVVIHGGGWQSGSPESNADFSRYMAARGYTVFAITYRYAPAYKFPAQLDDVRSALTFIQQHATEYETDISRIALLGRSAGGQLAMLTAYQQNTLPIRAVISYYAPSNLAKGYREPPTPDPLNVRSVLEAFLGGTPDQVPEQYTKASPINYVNRPLPPTLLIHGGRDHIIRIIFPRILFQSLQNGGNQAILLEIPWAEHAFDYIFNGASNQLALYHTERFLAWALQEKV; the protein is encoded by the coding sequence ATGCCAAATCTGCTCCCCCCTATCCAAGAAGCCTTCTCCGTTCTGGGGTTACTTTTGAGTTTTATTGGCCTTTTCTTGAGCATCTGGATTATAATTCCAGCACCCATTTACCTTTTACTACCTTTAGGGGTGGGAGCGCCAGAAGTCTGTCATTGGCTACTATTGTTAAATACTACGGCTTTTGCCCTCTCGTTTTTTAGATTGCGTGGTAACTTACTGCAATACGTTACTTTAAGTATTAGTATAGTTGGAATTATTCTCAGTATAACGCCACTGCTGCAAATACCAACTACGCAACAGCAGATGCAGTCAGCAATGGAGAAACAATTAGGTAAAGACTACCTCAAACCAATTCTAGAACAAAAACATTTTGGGCGATCGCCTATCTTGGGGCTTAGGCGATCGCATCCTTTTAATGTGATAGATGCGTTTAAAGGTATTCACATAGATGATGTACGTTACACACCTAACATTGAATTTGCATCACCCGATGGAATATCGCTGCGCCTCAACATCTACCGTCCTCAGCAAGTTGGCAAATACCCCGGAATCGTCGTCATTCACGGCGGAGGTTGGCAAAGTGGGAGTCCAGAAAGTAACGCCGATTTCAGTCGATATATGGCCGCTAGAGGTTATACAGTCTTTGCTATTACTTACCGCTATGCACCCGCGTACAAATTTCCCGCTCAACTTGATGATGTCCGCAGCGCCTTAACTTTTATCCAGCAACACGCCACCGAGTATGAAACCGACATTAGCCGTATCGCCTTACTTGGACGTTCCGCCGGCGGACAGTTAGCAATGTTAACTGCTTATCAGCAAAATACTTTACCCATTCGTGCAGTCATTAGTTATTATGCTCCATCCAACCTAGCAAAAGGTTATCGAGAACCACCTACACCAGACCCCTTAAATGTACGATCAGTACTTGAAGCTTTTTTAGGTGGTACACCAGATCAAGTCCCAGAGCAATATACTAAAGCTTCCCCAATTAATTACGTTAACCGTCCACTCCCACCGACTTTGTTAATTCATGGTGGTCGTGACCATATCATCCGGATCATTTTCCCCAGAATTTTGTTTCAGTCTTTGCAAAATGGTGGTAATCAAGCGATTTTATTAGAAATTCCTTGGGCGGAACACGCTTTTGACTATATCTTCAATGGAGCAAGTAATCAGTTAGCCCTGTACCACACTGAGCGTTTTTTAGCGTGGGCATTGCAAGAAAAAGTATGA
- a CDS encoding 6-pyruvoyl trahydropterin synthase family protein, translated as MPKWKVVTEFSFNSAHYIKDYNGPCGRMHGHNYQVRIEAISTQLHSSQYCPHPVMVADFRTLRWAKQDVTKGGLDHGILNEVMPPEYETTAEMIAKYIYDETKKRVPPDVQLKVNVSETPNSWVEYED; from the coding sequence ATGCCAAAATGGAAGGTAGTAACGGAATTTTCATTTAATAGCGCTCACTACATTAAAGATTACAATGGCCCTTGTGGGCGGATGCACGGACATAATTATCAAGTCCGCATTGAAGCGATATCAACGCAACTACATTCTTCTCAATATTGTCCACACCCTGTAATGGTAGCTGATTTCCGCACCTTACGTTGGGCTAAACAAGATGTGACAAAAGGAGGGCTTGATCACGGTATTTTAAACGAAGTGATGCCTCCTGAGTATGAAACAACTGCTGAGATGATTGCTAAGTATATCTATGATGAAACGAAGAAACGAGTACCACCAGATGTACAACTAAAAGTTAACGTTTCGGAAACACCTAATAGCTGGGTAGAATACGAAGACTAA
- the ribD gene encoding bifunctional diaminohydroxyphosphoribosylaminopyrimidine deaminase/5-amino-6-(5-phosphoribosylamino)uracil reductase RibD — protein sequence MDKFPVVAQAGASQPNNIQQHEPSIQPSVPQRVGNDFDVRMMQRCLELARRALGRTSPNPLVGAVVVKDGEIVGEGFHPRAGEPHAEVFALRAAGELARGATVYVNLEPCNHYGRTPPCSEALIAAGVAKVVVGMVDPNPLVGGGGIARLRGAGVEVLVGVEMAACQQLNEGFVHRIVHKKPLGILKYAMTLDGKIATTSGHSAWVTNPSARGEVHQLRAACDAVIVGGNTVRRDNPYLTSHQEGVHNPLRVVMSRQMDLPLDAHLWETVEAPTLVLTQVGANPDFQKLLQQKGVEIVELASLTPETVMSYLYDRGFCSVLWECGGTLAASAIAQGAVQKILAFIAPKIIGGSHAPTPVGDLGFDTMTEALILERVRWRVVGSDCLVEGYLPSLNP from the coding sequence ATGGATAAATTTCCAGTGGTCGCTCAAGCAGGTGCATCCCAACCCAACAACATTCAGCAACACGAACCCTCAATACAGCCATCAGTGCCACAGAGGGTAGGAAATGATTTTGATGTCCGCATGATGCAACGGTGTTTAGAACTGGCACGTCGTGCTTTAGGGCGTACTTCGCCTAACCCGTTAGTAGGGGCAGTTGTTGTGAAAGATGGGGAAATTGTGGGGGAAGGGTTTCATCCCCGTGCAGGTGAGCCTCATGCAGAAGTTTTTGCTCTCAGGGCAGCAGGAGAACTGGCTCGTGGTGCTACTGTATACGTTAATTTGGAACCTTGTAATCATTACGGACGTACTCCCCCTTGTTCGGAAGCATTGATTGCTGCTGGTGTAGCGAAGGTAGTGGTGGGTATGGTTGACCCGAATCCCCTGGTAGGTGGTGGTGGGATTGCCCGGTTACGTGGGGCTGGGGTGGAGGTGTTGGTGGGTGTGGAAATGGCAGCCTGTCAGCAACTGAATGAAGGCTTTGTACATCGGATTGTCCACAAAAAGCCTTTGGGTATTTTGAAATATGCCATGACTTTAGATGGCAAAATAGCAACTACGTCTGGTCACAGCGCTTGGGTGACAAATCCATCAGCTCGTGGCGAAGTTCATCAATTGCGGGCTGCTTGTGATGCGGTAATTGTTGGTGGGAATACGGTACGGCGAGATAATCCTTACTTAACTAGTCACCAAGAAGGGGTACATAATCCTTTGCGGGTGGTGATGAGTCGTCAGATGGATTTGCCATTGGATGCTCATCTTTGGGAAACAGTCGAGGCTCCAACTTTAGTATTGACTCAAGTAGGCGCTAATCCAGATTTCCAAAAACTGTTGCAGCAAAAGGGAGTGGAAATCGTAGAGTTAGCATCGCTGACACCAGAAACTGTTATGTCTTACTTATACGATCGCGGTTTTTGTAGCGTATTGTGGGAGTGTGGTGGGACTTTAGCTGCTAGTGCGATCGCTCAAGGTGCTGTACAGAAAATCCTGGCTTTTATCGCTCCTAAAATCATTGGTGGTAGCCATGCACCTACGCCTGTGGGTGATTTGGGCTTTGATACCATGACAGAGGCTTTAATTCTAGAACGAGTGCGTTGGCGTGTGGTGGGTTCTGATTGCTTAGTAGAAGGTTATTTGCCCTCACTAAACCCATAA
- a CDS encoding XisI protein yields the protein MDKLSYYRHTVQEIIKKYYDLSNSQLATATETKISDGVPDTVGDRMIIDEQRDQYLWLRCGWDGKKRVQHIILYLQIQNGKIWIEEDSTDLAIVDEMLVAGIPQTDIILGFHHPSKRGLTEFAIA from the coding sequence ATGGATAAATTAAGCTACTATCGGCATACTGTCCAAGAAATAATTAAAAAATATTATGACTTGAGCAATTCTCAACTCGCTACTGCCACAGAAACTAAAATTAGCGATGGCGTTCCGGACACCGTGGGCGATCGAATGATTATAGACGAACAACGCGACCAATATCTATGGTTACGTTGTGGCTGGGATGGCAAAAAACGGGTACAGCATATTATCTTATACCTCCAGATTCAAAACGGTAAAATCTGGATAGAAGAAGATAGCACCGACTTAGCAATTGTTGATGAGATGCTGGTAGCAGGTATTCCCCAAACCGACATTATTTTGGGCTTTCATCACCCCAGCAAAAGAGGACTGACTGAATTTGCGATCGCCTGA
- the mreD gene encoding rod shape-determining protein MreD, with amino-acid sequence MKTPSFNGKSKPPARRFSVRRMPLSRWHPGLLHLLDWGVTIGSVLLCLLLLPTRLPGMELLGIGPNWLLIWVVAWSVKRSVWAGTFAGIVLGLLQDAITSPHPSHAITLGLVGFLTGLLQKQRFIQEDFISIALIVFGMAILAETVFGLLLTLAGDRQTEYIWAYYQRVTLASAILSSLWAPVLYYPLNSWWQRMKMLES; translated from the coding sequence ATGAAGACACCTTCATTTAACGGTAAATCAAAACCGCCGGCGCGAAGATTCAGCGTCCGGCGTATGCCTTTGTCGCGTTGGCATCCGGGTTTGCTTCACCTACTCGATTGGGGAGTAACGATTGGTTCGGTATTGTTATGTTTATTATTGTTACCAACCCGCTTACCAGGCATGGAATTATTGGGGATTGGCCCTAATTGGCTGTTAATTTGGGTGGTAGCTTGGAGTGTCAAACGTTCAGTATGGGCGGGAACTTTTGCTGGTATTGTGTTAGGGCTGCTGCAAGATGCCATTACATCCCCTCATCCGTCCCATGCCATCACCTTGGGGTTAGTCGGCTTTTTGACTGGATTATTACAAAAGCAGCGTTTTATCCAAGAAGATTTTATTTCTATTGCCTTAATTGTCTTTGGGATGGCAATTTTGGCAGAAACGGTTTTTGGTCTGTTATTGACTTTAGCAGGCGATCGCCAAACAGAATACATTTGGGCATATTATCAACGTGTCACCCTAGCCTCTGCTATTCTCAGCAGTCTTTGGGCCCCTGTGCTGTACTATCCCCTCAATAGTTGGTGGCAAAGAATGAAGATGTTGGAAAGTTAG
- the mreC gene encoding rod shape-determining protein MreC codes for MVTVRRWWDRKALQVGLLGLAVGSAWVLRQTQGGFLAEAYQVITRPLQMLQTGPSLEERQEERLKKAQFLEMQTRITELESQNKKLTDLLGYVQNQPLASRPVPARVIGRSADHWWQQVTINRGANAGIKEGYIVKAEGGLVGLVDSVTPNTSRILLISDLKSQVGVTISRTSAKGVLRGDSSSEAVLEFYEKVPNVKVGDLVSTSTYSQRFPSGLAVGRIKSLDLKKLPASIAKIELFPALSSLDWVAVYPKVTNPDLENQQSNNSQQQKSN; via the coding sequence ATGGTTACTGTACGTCGTTGGTGGGATCGCAAAGCCTTACAAGTTGGTTTATTAGGGTTAGCAGTTGGCAGTGCTTGGGTGTTGCGTCAGACTCAAGGCGGGTTTTTAGCGGAAGCATACCAAGTAATTACCCGTCCTTTGCAAATGTTGCAGACAGGCCCAAGCTTAGAGGAACGTCAGGAAGAACGTCTCAAGAAAGCGCAATTCTTGGAGATGCAAACACGCATTACCGAGTTAGAAAGTCAAAACAAAAAACTAACAGATTTATTAGGCTACGTTCAAAACCAACCACTAGCATCGCGTCCAGTACCTGCAAGGGTGATAGGACGCAGTGCTGACCATTGGTGGCAACAAGTAACTATTAATCGCGGTGCTAATGCTGGGATTAAAGAAGGTTATATTGTCAAAGCTGAGGGGGGATTAGTTGGTCTGGTGGATAGCGTTACACCTAACACCAGTCGCATATTGTTAATTAGTGACCTCAAAAGTCAAGTAGGTGTTACTATTAGCCGGACTTCAGCCAAAGGTGTTCTCCGGGGAGATTCTTCTTCGGAGGCTGTGCTGGAATTTTACGAAAAAGTGCCAAATGTGAAAGTGGGAGATTTAGTTTCTACGTCCACTTATAGCCAAAGATTCCCCTCTGGTTTGGCAGTGGGCAGAATTAAATCACTGGATTTGAAGAAATTACCTGCATCAATCGCCAAAATTGAACTTTTTCCAGCGCTCAGTTCATTAGATTGGGTGGCTGTATATCCCAAGGTGACAAACCCCGATTTGGAAAATCAACAGTCCAATAACTCACAGCAACAAAAGTCCAACTAG
- a CDS encoding rod shape-determining protein, with protein MGIDLGTANTLVYVSGKGIVLQEPSVVAIDQNEKVALAVGEEAKKMLGRTPGNVIALRPLRDGVIADFDTAELMLKSFIQRVNEGRSLILPRIVIGIPSGVTGVERRAVMDAAAQAGAREVYLIDEPVAAAIGAGLPVAEPTGNMIIDIGGGTTEVAVLSLQGTVISESVRIAGDELTESIIMYMKKVHNLVIGERTAEDIKIRMGSAYPTHDDDDAMMEVRGLHLLSGLPRTVTIKGPEIRESMLEPLSVIIEAVKRTLERTPPELAADIIDRGIMLAGGGALLKGIDTLISHETGIVTHIAADPLSCVVLGTGRVLENFKQLERVFSGRSRNM; from the coding sequence ATGGGTATCGACCTCGGTACAGCAAATACCCTCGTTTATGTGTCTGGTAAAGGTATTGTACTGCAAGAACCTTCTGTGGTAGCTATCGATCAAAATGAAAAGGTAGCTTTGGCAGTTGGGGAAGAAGCTAAAAAAATGCTCGGTCGCACACCGGGAAATGTGATTGCCCTGCGACCTTTGCGCGATGGGGTAATTGCTGACTTTGATACAGCTGAACTAATGCTGAAAAGCTTTATTCAGAGGGTCAATGAAGGCAGGTCTTTAATATTACCCCGGATTGTAATTGGCATTCCCAGTGGGGTAACTGGGGTGGAAAGACGCGCCGTCATGGATGCGGCGGCGCAAGCTGGAGCTAGAGAGGTATATTTAATTGATGAACCTGTAGCAGCTGCGATCGGTGCGGGATTACCAGTTGCGGAACCTACTGGTAACATGATTATCGATATTGGTGGGGGAACTACGGAAGTTGCTGTGTTGAGTCTCCAAGGTACTGTAATTAGCGAATCAGTACGCATTGCTGGGGACGAATTAACAGAGTCCATCATCATGTACATGAAGAAAGTTCATAACTTGGTGATTGGGGAACGTACTGCTGAGGATATTAAAATTCGCATGGGTTCTGCCTATCCTACCCATGATGATGACGATGCGATGATGGAAGTCCGAGGTTTACACCTGCTCTCAGGTTTACCAAGAACTGTCACGATTAAGGGGCCAGAAATTCGTGAAAGTATGCTGGAACCTTTATCTGTAATCATCGAAGCGGTGAAGCGGACATTAGAACGTACACCTCCTGAACTGGCGGCGGACATTATTGACAGAGGTATTATGCTAGCTGGCGGTGGTGCTTTGCTCAAAGGTATAGATACCCTCATTAGCCACGAAACAGGAATTGTCACCCACATCGCGGCTGATCCTCTCAGCTGTGTTGTGCTGGGAACAGGTCGTGTATTAGAAAACTTCAAACAGCTAGAAAGAGTTTTTAGCGGACGATCTCGAAATATGTAG